TGGGACTGGGCTGATCCACGCCGGCCGCGCACGACGGCCCACGCCCGAGCCGTCGACCCGGCGTTAACGCCGTCGCACCTATCAATGGAGGCGACCGCATCCGGCCGGTTGCCATTCGCGCCGCTGCGCGTACGACGAGGACCTATGCCCCATCCATTGCACGCTTCCCGCATCGTTCCCGGCCGAGGCCTGCTGCCGGCGCTGTGTGCGCTCTCTATCGCGCTCGCCGCAGGCGGCTGCAACCGCGCTGCCGAAGACGGCACGCACATGGACCCGCCGGCCACCGCGGATGGCGAGATGCCATCCCCGACCGGCCCAGGCGGCACGCTGGTAACGGCGGCGGCGGACGCATCGGGCAGCCTGACCGTGATGTCCGTGGGCGGCCCCGGTGATTTTCTCGCCGACAACGACCGCCGCGCCGTCTACATGCTGGAAGGCGACGAGGACGGCACCGGCTGCGCGGCGTCCTGCCTGACCCAATGGGCGCCGCTGTTTCCGCCGACGGGTGAGCCGACAGTCAGCGGAGGCTTGAGTCCCGTCCTGATCGGAACCGTAGAGCGCCCCGACGGCAGCCGGCAGATCACCTACAACGGCCATCCGCTTTACCACTTCATCGGCGACAGCCGGCCAGGCGACACGCTTGGCCACCAGCGACATGACGAATG
This genomic interval from Lysobacter ciconiae contains the following:
- a CDS encoding COG4315 family predicted lipoprotein — translated: MPHPLHASRIVPGRGLLPALCALSIALAAGGCNRAAEDGTHMDPPATADGEMPSPTGPGGTLVTAAADASGSLTVMSVGGPGDFLADNDRRAVYMLEGDEDGTGCAASCLTQWAPLFPPTGEPTVSGGLSPVLIGTVERPDGSRQITYNGHPLYHFIGDSRPGDTLGHQRHDEWGQWYLLTPQGSALGEPVGKLEAPVPDKAAPDDPAPEE